In a single window of the Pirellulales bacterium genome:
- the rny gene encoding ribonuclease Y → MEAVVIAVTAVLAAALTFGLVKLLDHLRRRDADTEARKILEEARRDSDNRKKEAELEVKEMAIQQKAEGERELSKLRQELHERERLLDKRQDAVEQQSDQVRKQEKMVETTQRKLAERIEDTNRRNDELQKALDLQRQTLHQLSGLGREEATRRLLEMLDQELQQEQGAIIQRHERKMQEMCEAKSREILVTAVQRYAASHTAETTTSTVDIPNDEMKGRIIGREGRNIRAFEKATGVDVIIDDTPGVVIVSGFDPVRREIARMALDKLIIDGRIHPSRIEEVVVETQAEMEKHIQKYGDEAVQEAGVGRLHQKIIHLLGRLRFRTSYSQNVLRHSIEVAFLAGMLAEEIGLDADLARRCGLLHDIGKAADHEAEGGHPKIGAELLKRYGEGPEVVHAALGHHDDIRIDHPYTVLVAAADACSASRPGARRETLERYIKRMEELESIAKAFPGVEQAFAIQAGRELRVIASAKDTNDQSAAKICRDIANAFEQQLTYPGEIKVTMIRETRVTELAR, encoded by the coding sequence GTGGAAGCAGTCGTTATCGCCGTCACTGCGGTCTTGGCCGCCGCGTTGACCTTTGGCCTGGTCAAATTGCTCGATCATCTCCGTCGCCGAGATGCCGATACAGAAGCTCGCAAAATTCTGGAAGAAGCTCGGCGCGATTCAGACAATCGCAAAAAAGAGGCCGAGTTGGAAGTGAAGGAGATGGCGATTCAGCAAAAGGCCGAAGGAGAGCGCGAATTGTCGAAATTGCGCCAAGAATTGCACGAGCGCGAGCGGTTGCTCGACAAACGCCAAGACGCCGTCGAGCAACAATCCGATCAGGTTCGCAAGCAAGAGAAGATGGTGGAAACGACCCAGCGAAAGCTGGCCGAGCGGATTGAAGACACCAATCGTCGCAACGATGAACTGCAAAAGGCCCTCGATCTGCAACGGCAAACTTTGCATCAATTGAGCGGTTTGGGCCGCGAGGAAGCGACTCGTCGGCTGCTCGAAATGCTCGATCAAGAATTGCAACAAGAGCAAGGCGCGATCATCCAGCGTCACGAACGCAAAATGCAGGAAATGTGCGAAGCGAAGTCTCGGGAAATCCTGGTTACGGCCGTGCAGAGATATGCCGCCAGCCATACGGCGGAAACGACCACCAGTACCGTCGACATTCCCAACGACGAGATGAAAGGTCGCATCATCGGTCGTGAAGGTCGAAATATTCGCGCCTTCGAGAAAGCCACGGGCGTCGATGTGATCATCGACGACACGCCCGGCGTCGTGATTGTCAGCGGCTTCGACCCGGTGCGCCGGGAGATCGCCCGCATGGCCCTCGACAAGCTCATCATCGACGGCCGCATTCATCCATCGCGGATCGAAGAAGTCGTCGTGGAAACGCAGGCCGAAATGGAAAAGCACATTCAAAAATATGGCGACGAAGCCGTGCAAGAGGCCGGCGTCGGCCGACTGCATCAGAAAATCATCCACTTGCTCGGTCGGTTGCGATTCCGCACCAGTTACAGCCAAAATGTGCTGCGGCACTCGATTGAAGTAGCGTTTCTTGCCGGAATGCTGGCCGAAGAAATCGGCTTGGATGCCGATTTGGCCCGCCGCTGCGGCCTGTTGCACGACATCGGGAAAGCAGCCGACCACGAGGCCGAGGGCGGACATCCAAAAATCGGCGCGGAGTTGCTCAAGCGTTACGGCGAAGGCCCCGAAGTCGTCCATGCGGCCCTTGGACATCACGACGACATTCGAATCGATCATCCCTATACGGTGCTTGTGGCCGCCGCCGATGCTTGCAGCGCCTCTCGACCAGGCGCCCGGCGTGAAACGCTGGAGCGATATATTAAGCGAATGGAGGAACTCGAATCGATCGCCAAAGCCTTCCCCGGCGTCGAACAGGCGTTCGCCATTCAAGCCGGCCGAGAGTTGCGCGTCATCGCCAGCGCGAAAGACACCAACGATCAATCCGCGGCGAAAATCTGCCGCGATATTGCCAATGCCTTTGAACAGCAGTTGACCTATCCCGGCGAAATTAAAGTCACCATGATCCGTGAAACGCGGGTGACGGAACTGGCTCGGTAA
- a CDS encoding polyprenyl synthetase family protein, giving the protein MTARRRIDAALDAYTEFSADCPRQLRDAIRYSLLAPGKRLRPTLVLLAAEACGGHWEAAMPAACAVEMIHAYSLVHDDLPAMDDDDLRRGRPTCHKAFGEAVAILAGDAMLTLAFDVLAKGVSPPEVAAKCCSSLATAAGAENLVGGQADDLAVEFLAEELQTLEAIHRRKTGAMFMVSLQLGGLTAGAGVDQQAALERYGRKIGLAFQIADDLLDVEGDETALGKRVGKDSEHGKLTFPGLLGVEESRRRAMRLIDEACAALEPLGEQRAGLDALARYVVERKH; this is encoded by the coding sequence ATGACCGCGCGGCGGCGGATCGATGCTGCGCTCGACGCCTATACCGAATTCTCGGCCGATTGCCCGCGGCAATTGCGTGACGCAATTCGCTACAGCCTGCTCGCTCCCGGCAAGCGTCTGCGGCCGACGCTGGTGCTGCTGGCGGCCGAAGCCTGTGGCGGCCACTGGGAAGCGGCCATGCCTGCCGCCTGCGCGGTCGAAATGATCCACGCCTATTCGTTGGTCCACGACGACCTGCCTGCCATGGACGACGACGATCTCCGGCGCGGCCGCCCGACCTGTCATAAAGCATTCGGCGAAGCGGTGGCCATTCTGGCTGGCGATGCGATGCTGACTTTGGCATTCGACGTGCTGGCCAAGGGTGTTTCCCCGCCAGAAGTTGCCGCAAAATGCTGCAGTTCCTTGGCGACCGCGGCTGGAGCGGAAAATCTCGTCGGTGGTCAAGCCGACGATTTAGCGGTTGAATTTCTGGCGGAAGAACTCCAGACGTTGGAAGCCATCCACCGCCGGAAAACCGGGGCGATGTTCATGGTATCATTGCAATTAGGCGGTTTGACGGCCGGGGCCGGCGTGGACCAGCAGGCTGCTCTGGAGCGGTACGGCCGCAAGATCGGTCTGGCATTTCAAATTGCCGACGACTTGCTCGACGTGGAAGGGGACGAAACCGCCCTGGGCAAGCGCGTGGGAAAAGACTCCGAACACGGCAAGCTCACGTTTCCCGGCTTGCTCGGGGTTGAAGAAAGTCGGCGTCGGGCGATGCGTCTCATTGATGAGGCCTGCGCGGCGCTGGAACCGTTAGGTGAACAACGGGCTGGGCTGGACGCCTTGGCTCGCTATGTCGTCGAAAGGAAGCACTAA
- a CDS encoding lysophospholipid acyltransferase family protein: MKLPKTLVNNLGGLLVSTAVRHWMGTLEYKCAYYDESIDPVKPTYAGQKIYIFWHEYLLFPLYLRGNCNLTMLVSQHHDADMLTRTAYYMGFEFARGSSYRGGLSGLRELFRRSRDMNLTITPDGPRGPRRVLAQGPIYLASKLNLPLVAMGFGYDRPWRLNTWDHHALPRPFSRARAVVSPEIHVPNNLTRDGIEHYRLEVERLLNRLTLEAEAWAESGTRKIDEAPLRREPLWSTRTQLEKAHAKPAPHFIRQRIGARISE, from the coding sequence ATGAAACTCCCCAAGACTCTCGTCAACAATCTCGGCGGTCTGCTCGTTTCTACCGCCGTTCGCCATTGGATGGGCACACTCGAATACAAGTGCGCCTATTACGACGAGTCGATCGACCCGGTGAAGCCGACTTACGCGGGCCAGAAAATCTACATCTTCTGGCACGAGTACCTTCTGTTCCCGCTCTACCTCCGGGGAAACTGCAACCTGACGATGCTCGTCAGCCAGCACCACGACGCCGACATGCTCACACGCACCGCTTACTACATGGGATTTGAGTTCGCCCGCGGCAGTAGCTACCGTGGCGGCCTGTCAGGGTTGCGAGAACTGTTCCGCCGCAGCCGCGACATGAACCTCACCATCACCCCCGACGGCCCCCGCGGCCCACGGAGAGTCTTGGCTCAAGGACCAATTTATTTGGCTTCCAAACTGAACCTGCCTCTCGTCGCGATGGGATTTGGCTACGACCGACCTTGGCGGTTGAACACCTGGGACCACCACGCCCTGCCGCGGCCTTTCAGCCGGGCCCGCGCAGTGGTCAGCCCGGAAATCCACGTTCCCAACAATCTCACCCGCGACGGCATCGAACACTACCGCCTCGAAGTCGAACGCCTGCTGAACCGCCTCACGCTCGAAGCCGAAGCCTGGGCTGAATCAGGCACCCGCAAAATCGACGAAGCCCCCCTGCGCCGCGAACCACTCTGGTCAACGCGCACGCAACTCGAAAAAGCTCACGCGAAGCCCGCCCCACACTTCATCCGACAAAGAATCGGCGCTCGAATCAGCGAATAG
- a CDS encoding MFS transporter encodes MTDAQRRRLFLGCFMAMIATAFGFAVRGAIISDWGVQFGLSEEQKGIIQGVGLYPFAISIILFSLIVDKVGYGFCMVFAFIGHVLSAYLTIRANSFESLYVATFIYALANGTVEAVINPVVATIYDKNKTHWLNVLHAGWPGGLVLGGLLAIAISYGKTGLENLSGHLWQWQMGLVFIPAIIYGVILFGQKFPVQERVAAGVSFKDMLKEFGWGSSYVVFFFLVAGISQILKVKNIEPLGIGFQALIAIVPTVLFALYVKSFGRPMFVFLLLVMLLLATTELGTDSWISDIMKAVLGNENLGIMFLVYTSSIMFVLRFFAGPIVHAISPLGLLATCAAIAAIGLTWLANAGAAVGVLFLAATLYGFGKTFFWPTTLGVVSEQYPRGGALMLNAISGVGMIAVGTLGNPAIGYLQDQAFTSIMQTQEPQLLAKVGETQTSIFGPLFGETKKLNQSAYRDLSIEQQQAVDQVQVAAKQGTLAKVAVLPAIMFVCYLGLIFYFRAKGGYQAQVLAGHAADDERFTGGTVGPVEA; translated from the coding sequence ATGACCGACGCACAGCGCAGGCGGCTTTTTTTGGGTTGCTTCATGGCGATGATCGCCACGGCCTTCGGTTTCGCCGTACGGGGCGCGATCATCAGCGATTGGGGCGTTCAATTCGGTTTGAGTGAGGAACAAAAAGGAATCATTCAAGGCGTGGGCCTTTATCCATTCGCGATATCGATCATTCTGTTCAGTCTAATTGTTGACAAGGTGGGTTATGGCTTTTGCATGGTCTTTGCCTTTATTGGACATGTCCTTTCCGCCTATCTCACGATTCGAGCGAACAGTTTTGAAAGCCTGTATGTAGCGACCTTTATCTATGCGCTTGCCAATGGAACGGTGGAAGCGGTCATTAACCCCGTCGTGGCAACAATCTACGACAAGAACAAGACGCACTGGCTCAATGTCCTGCATGCCGGATGGCCGGGAGGCCTGGTGCTGGGCGGATTGTTGGCGATTGCGATTTCCTACGGAAAGACTGGCCTGGAAAATCTTTCGGGCCATTTGTGGCAATGGCAGATGGGATTGGTATTTATCCCTGCCATCATTTATGGAGTCATTCTGTTTGGCCAAAAGTTTCCCGTCCAAGAGCGAGTTGCCGCAGGCGTGTCGTTCAAGGATATGTTGAAGGAATTCGGTTGGGGAAGCAGCTATGTCGTGTTTTTCTTTCTCGTGGCGGGCATTAGCCAGATTTTGAAAGTCAAGAATATCGAGCCGCTCGGCATTGGCTTTCAAGCGCTAATTGCAATCGTTCCGACGGTGTTGTTTGCTTTATACGTCAAGAGCTTCGGTCGGCCGATGTTTGTGTTCTTGCTGTTGGTGATGTTGTTGCTGGCGACGACCGAACTCGGCACCGACAGTTGGATCAGCGATATCATGAAGGCGGTCTTGGGGAACGAAAACCTTGGTATCATGTTTTTGGTATACACTTCCTCGATCATGTTCGTGCTGCGGTTTTTTGCCGGGCCAATCGTCCATGCGATTTCGCCGCTTGGCCTGTTGGCAACGTGCGCGGCCATCGCTGCGATTGGGCTTACCTGGTTGGCGAACGCCGGGGCCGCCGTCGGCGTGCTGTTTCTGGCCGCGACTCTGTACGGCTTTGGCAAGACGTTCTTCTGGCCGACCACGTTGGGAGTTGTCTCCGAGCAATATCCGCGCGGCGGAGCGTTGATGCTCAATGCCATCAGCGGCGTAGGAATGATCGCGGTTGGAACTCTTGGCAACCCGGCGATCGGCTATCTGCAAGATCAAGCGTTTACATCAATCATGCAGACCCAAGAGCCACAACTGCTGGCAAAAGTTGGCGAGACACAAACGAGCATTTTCGGCCCGCTGTTTGGCGAGACGAAAAAGCTCAATCAATCCGCCTATCGCGATTTGTCGATCGAACAACAGCAGGCCGTCGATCAGGTGCAAGTCGCAGCGAAACAGGGAACGCTGGCTAAGGTGGCGGTGTTGCCCGCAATCATGTTTGTCTGCTATCTGGGCCTCATTTTCTATTTCCGGGCAAAAGGGGGTTATCAGGCACAAGTCCTCGCGGGCCATGCCGCCGACGACGAGCGGTTTACGGGCGGCACCGTTGGACCGGTCGAAGCATGA
- the xseA gene encoding exodeoxyribonuclease VII large subunit, with translation MASNPPSRADALPVLTVSQFTDVLKELLEQAFPVVWITGEISNFSRHSPSGHCYLTLKDEHSQLRGVIWKNTALKLRTELHDGMQVVIRGHLDLYSPRGEYKLIVDELHLKGLGALELKFRQLREKLAAEGLFATERKRPLPAFPQRIAFVTSPTGAAVRDFLEVVRRRWKGIHVLVVPARVQGPGAAEEVAAAIAKVNRLATPIDVLVVGRGGGSLEDLWSFNEEIVVRAIHASRIPVVSAVGHEIDVTLADLVADRRALTPSEAAEIVVPSADDIRASLRDRQSRLLAALRRRANEARQRLEWLESRRPFRRPFDRIHEHAQQLEQLQTRAGRAIGVAIDRFKHSAAVLAGRLESLSPLGVLARGYSLTTRASDGKPITDASQLRVGEHIHSRFARGATVSKVERVE, from the coding sequence GTGGCTTCCAATCCCCCATCCCGCGCCGACGCGCTGCCGGTTCTCACCGTCTCGCAGTTCACCGACGTTCTGAAAGAACTGCTCGAGCAGGCATTCCCCGTCGTCTGGATCACTGGCGAAATCTCGAACTTCAGCCGACACAGTCCATCGGGGCATTGTTACTTGACGCTGAAGGATGAGCATTCGCAGCTTCGCGGAGTGATTTGGAAAAATACCGCGCTAAAACTCCGCACTGAATTACACGACGGCATGCAAGTCGTCATCCGCGGGCATCTCGACCTGTACTCTCCGCGCGGCGAATACAAACTGATCGTCGATGAACTGCACTTGAAGGGCCTCGGCGCGCTCGAACTGAAATTCCGCCAACTGCGCGAAAAACTCGCCGCCGAAGGCTTGTTCGCCACGGAAAGAAAGCGCCCGCTGCCGGCGTTTCCCCAGCGAATCGCCTTTGTCACCAGTCCCACCGGCGCGGCCGTTCGAGATTTTCTCGAAGTCGTGCGCCGCCGCTGGAAAGGAATTCACGTGCTTGTCGTGCCGGCGCGCGTTCAAGGGCCGGGCGCGGCGGAAGAGGTTGCTGCCGCAATTGCGAAGGTTAATCGGCTCGCCACGCCGATCGACGTCCTCGTCGTCGGCCGGGGCGGAGGGAGCCTCGAAGATCTTTGGTCGTTCAACGAAGAGATCGTCGTCCGCGCGATTCACGCTTCGCGGATTCCCGTTGTCTCGGCGGTGGGGCACGAAATCGACGTCACGCTCGCCGATTTGGTGGCCGATCGACGCGCACTGACGCCCAGTGAAGCCGCCGAAATCGTCGTTCCCTCGGCCGACGATATCCGCGCCAGCTTGCGCGACCGTCAAAGTCGCCTGCTAGCAGCCTTGCGCAGACGCGCTAACGAGGCGCGCCAGCGCCTGGAGTGGCTAGAATCTCGCCGTCCGTTCCGTCGCCCATTTGACCGAATCCATGAACATGCGCAACAATTGGAGCAACTGCAAACGCGGGCTGGCCGAGCGATTGGCGTGGCGATCGATCGTTTCAAGCACTCGGCCGCCGTACTGGCCGGACGCTTGGAGTCGCTAAGCCCGCTGGGCGTCCTCGCCCGCGGTTACAGCTTGACGACACGCGCCAGCGACGGGAAGCCGATCACGGATGCATCGCAACTGAGGGTTGGCGAACATATCCATTCTCGATTTGCCCGCGGCGCGACCGTGAGCAAAGTTGAACGGGTCGAATAG
- a CDS encoding YmdB family metallophosphoesterase: MRILLIGDIVGKPGRQIACRALGPLIEREGLDFVIANAENAAGGTGITPAIYRELTAAGVDAITLGDHIYKRGEIIGVLQTEPNIVKPANFPNDAPGREVAIAAARNGKQVAVLSLLGRVFMRPVDCPYKAADRVLATLPSDVHVRVLDFHAEATSDKQLMGRYLDGRVSAVLGTHTHVPTADECILPSGTAFQCDVGMTGPYESILGRRIDRVMETTLTFNPTAFDVATGDVRLSGSIVDIDDATGRATEIRRIVVREADFDPIP; the protein is encoded by the coding sequence ATGCGCATCTTGCTCATCGGTGACATCGTCGGCAAACCGGGACGGCAAATCGCTTGCCGGGCGCTGGGGCCGCTGATCGAGCGTGAAGGGCTGGACTTCGTGATTGCCAATGCCGAGAACGCCGCCGGGGGAACCGGCATCACGCCCGCTATTTACCGCGAACTCACTGCGGCCGGCGTGGATGCGATCACGCTCGGCGACCACATCTATAAGCGCGGCGAAATCATCGGCGTGTTGCAGACCGAACCGAACATCGTCAAGCCGGCAAATTTTCCCAATGATGCGCCGGGACGCGAAGTTGCCATTGCCGCGGCCCGCAATGGCAAGCAAGTCGCTGTCTTGAGCCTGCTGGGCCGAGTCTTCATGCGGCCGGTCGATTGCCCCTATAAAGCGGCCGACCGGGTATTGGCGACACTCCCCAGCGACGTTCACGTGCGTGTGCTCGATTTTCACGCTGAAGCGACCAGCGATAAACAACTGATGGGCAGGTATCTCGATGGCCGCGTGTCGGCTGTCCTCGGCACGCACACGCATGTGCCCACGGCCGACGAATGCATTCTGCCAAGCGGCACGGCATTTCAGTGCGACGTCGGCATGACCGGTCCCTACGAAAGCATTCTCGGACGCCGCATCGATCGCGTGATGGAAACGACGCTGACCTTCAATCCAACGGCCTTCGACGTCGCCACGGGTGATGTGCGTTTGAGCGGCTCGATCGTCGATATCGACGACGCCACCGGTCGGGCCACAGAGATTCGTCGAATTGTCGTTCGCGAGGCCGATTTCGATCCGATTCCTTAA
- the tilS gene encoding tRNA lysidine(34) synthetase TilS, whose amino-acid sequence MTAELLPLERALATNWPPELWCDVSVVAAVSGGADSVALACALVKFKREFGGPGRLCVAHFNHRLRAEADGDAEFVRRLAGQLGVAYECCESDAAAPAASRGDGIEAAARQERYAFLRQAAERLGARYVATAHTADDRVESILFNILRGTGLAGLDGIPRARPLSAAVTVIRPLLEVRRSELLSYLDARGQGYRVDLTNRSLDFTRNRLRHELLPALREQYRFDIDHSLLRLGNIAADAQRLIERLAEELLDRCLLPNEAGSTGVVRLDTRPLHHQDRHLIREMFVILWRRQGWPLQAMGFHKWDALAVLSLATEPSPTGGIVKAAFPAGMIAERCKSELILRSP is encoded by the coding sequence ATGACTGCGGAACTTTTGCCACTGGAACGAGCGCTGGCTACGAATTGGCCGCCCGAACTGTGGTGTGATGTGTCGGTTGTCGCCGCTGTTTCCGGCGGGGCAGACAGCGTAGCCCTCGCCTGCGCATTGGTCAAATTCAAGAGAGAATTCGGTGGACCGGGGCGGTTGTGCGTGGCTCATTTCAACCACCGTTTGCGGGCCGAAGCAGACGGCGATGCGGAGTTTGTGCGGCGATTGGCCGGTCAACTTGGAGTGGCTTATGAGTGTTGCGAATCCGACGCGGCAGCGCCGGCGGCAAGTCGTGGTGACGGCATCGAGGCGGCGGCTCGCCAGGAGCGGTACGCATTCTTGCGCCAGGCTGCCGAGCGACTGGGGGCGCGATATGTGGCGACCGCCCACACGGCTGATGACCGAGTCGAATCCATCCTGTTCAATATTCTCCGCGGCACGGGATTGGCCGGCCTCGACGGAATTCCGCGAGCGCGGCCCTTGAGTGCTGCTGTGACGGTGATCCGGCCGTTGCTCGAAGTGCGTCGCAGCGAGCTGCTTTCCTATCTTGATGCACGCGGGCAAGGCTATCGAGTCGATCTCACCAATCGATCATTGGATTTCACCCGCAATCGGCTGCGTCACGAGTTGCTGCCGGCCCTCCGCGAGCAGTATCGGTTTGATATTGACCATTCCCTGTTGCGACTAGGCAACATCGCCGCCGACGCCCAAAGACTAATCGAGCGGCTCGCGGAAGAGTTGCTGGACCGCTGCTTATTGCCGAACGAAGCGGGCTCCACGGGAGTCGTGCGTCTCGATACCCGCCCGTTGCACCATCAAGACCGCCACTTGATCCGAGAAATGTTCGTCATCCTTTGGCGACGGCAAGGTTGGCCGCTGCAAGCAATGGGATTTCACAAGTGGGATGCGCTGGCCGTGCTATCGCTGGCGACGGAGCCTAGTCCCACCGGCGGCATTGTCAAAGCAGCGTTCCCGGCCGGCATGATCGCGGAGCGATGCAAGTCGGAGTTGATCCTCAGGTCACCGTGA
- the xseB gene encoding exodeoxyribonuclease VII small subunit — MSPSADAPSFEGALAELERIVNNLEDGKLDLAESLTRYEAGIKLLKQCFHLLENAERRIELLTGVDAAGNPITQPFDDQATIAANEYEVPRSRRGGKSRKQDAAEPPSGEIDEPGALF; from the coding sequence ATCTCGCCATCGGCCGATGCTCCATCGTTCGAGGGAGCGCTCGCTGAGCTCGAACGAATCGTCAACAATTTGGAGGATGGCAAACTCGATCTGGCCGAGTCCCTCACTCGGTATGAAGCTGGCATCAAGCTACTCAAGCAATGTTTCCATCTGTTGGAAAATGCCGAGCGGCGGATCGAGCTGCTCACCGGCGTCGATGCCGCTGGCAATCCCATCACGCAACCGTTCGACGACCAGGCGACGATTGCCGCCAACGAATATGAAGTTCCCCGCTCGCGGCGCGGGGGAAAATCTCGGAAGCAGGACGCCGCCGAACCGCCTAGTGGCGAGATAGACGAGCCTGGCGCACTGTTTTAG
- a CDS encoding diaminopimelate epimerase, producing MRFTKMHGIGNDYVYVDCFAEPMPADPAELSRKIADRHFGVGGDGLILICPSQMADASMRMFNADGSESEMCGNGIRCVAKYVYDHGIAKKPTLKIETGRGVLTLDVEVNGDKVQKVRVDMGEPILEAVKIPTTLPGERIVDFIEPNWEGDPVLKQMGIDPRMTCVSMGNPHVTLYCDDPSKIQLEVIGAAMECWVVFPKRINAHFVKVHSPTEVTMRTWERGSGITLACGTGASAVCVAGVLTGRTGRKILAHLPGGDLELEWNESDNHVYMTGPATEVFTGDWPHPTS from the coding sequence ATGCGTTTCACGAAAATGCACGGCATCGGCAACGACTATGTCTACGTCGATTGCTTCGCCGAGCCAATGCCCGCCGACCCGGCTGAGCTTTCTCGCAAGATCGCCGACCGGCATTTCGGCGTCGGCGGCGATGGGTTGATTCTCATTTGCCCGTCGCAAATGGCCGACGCCAGCATGCGAATGTTCAACGCCGACGGCAGCGAATCGGAAATGTGCGGCAACGGCATCCGCTGCGTCGCCAAATACGTCTACGACCACGGCATCGCCAAGAAGCCCACGCTAAAAATCGAAACCGGCCGCGGGGTGCTGACGCTCGACGTTGAAGTGAACGGCGACAAAGTGCAGAAAGTTCGCGTCGATATGGGGGAGCCAATCTTGGAGGCGGTGAAGATTCCGACGACTTTGCCCGGTGAGCGAATCGTGGATTTCATCGAGCCCAACTGGGAAGGCGATCCTGTGTTGAAGCAGATGGGAATCGATCCGCGGATGACCTGCGTCTCGATGGGCAATCCCCACGTCACTTTGTACTGCGACGATCCGTCGAAGATTCAACTCGAAGTGATCGGTGCAGCAATGGAATGCTGGGTTGTCTTTCCCAAGCGGATCAACGCCCACTTTGTGAAGGTCCACTCACCGACCGAAGTCACGATGCGAACCTGGGAACGGGGCAGCGGCATCACGCTAGCATGCGGCACCGGGGCTAGCGCCGTCTGCGTCGCCGGCGTCCTCACCGGCCGCACGGGACGTAAAATTCTGGCCCACCTCCCCGGCGGCGATTTGGAATTGGAGTGGAACGAATCCGACAATCATGTTTATATGACCGGCCCCGCCACCGAAGTTTTCACGGGCGACTGGCCACATCCTACATCCTAA